In the Leptospira fainei serovar Hurstbridge str. BUT 6 genome, AAGTATAAGCCTTATACACCGGATATATATCGATATCCCCTTTTTTAAATGCCTGAAAGGCGACCGCTTCCTCGGTATATACTTTAAATAAGAGAACGTCGAAGTTATCGCTTCCTTTATAGAACGGATAAGCACGCATCCAATAGTCTCCTCGCCTACGTAAACGAACGTATCTCCCTTTTTTGGCGGACAAAAGTTCGTACGGTCCCGAAACTACGGGAAATTCGAAGTTTTCCTTATTAAAATCTTTTTCCTTAAAATGATGTTCAGGAAGAATAAATAGGGAATGTGCCACCGTTTCAAAATTAGACCAATGAATTTCTTTCTGAGTGAATTCGACTTCATATTCGTTTAATATTGTCGGTTTTTCGAACCGCGCTAAACCGATTCTAAACACGGCAGTATTGTTCTCTTTGTTCATTAAGGTTTCATAAGTAAAGAGAACGTCCTTTGCGGTAACCGGTTCTCCGTCGGACCATTTTGCGTTCTTATCGATCGTAAAAGTGAATTTTCTCTTATCGGCGGAGATTTTCCAGGAGCTAGCCAAATGAGGAATGGGCTCTAATGTTATCGGATGATACTCCAATAGGGGCTCGAACATCGTTTGAAATATTTCCGCCGTAGTGGAAAACTGTTCCAGATAGTAATTTAAGGATTTCGGAAACTGATGACTGTAAATTCGGAGAGTTCCGCCTTTCTTAGCGTCGCTGGATGCAATCGGATTATTTTTTCGTAAAGCTTCCGGTATCGATGAATACGCCCCTTGCCAGGCAATGTCCTTAACAACGGTCCCGCTATCGGAGTCTTCTTTTTCTCCGCACGAAAAAGTTAGTCCGATCAAAAAGCTAATAATTAGGAATATGATCGAATTCCGAATTTTTTGTCCCCAATTCGTTTCCCGTTTCAATGTGTACCTCGTTCGTTAGAAACTTTCGCAAAGAGGGAATTTCGGGCAAACTGAATACGGTTTTTAAGAGGATTTTTCGAATTGAAATCGCTTATTTTACGCGATGAGCAAACACTACGTCCGGTATCCGCTTAAGATTTCCAAGAATCTCCTTTAACTGATCCAGATGCTCGACTTCGATCATAAATCGCGCCATTAACGTGTCTTTCTGAACGGTAGAAGCCCCTGCTTCCAAAATATTCGTCTGGGTTCCCGAAATACTTTTCACCATTTCCAAGTAGATCCCCTGACGGTCCCGCGCTTTAACTTCGACTCTCACCGGAACCGGTTCGGTCTGTCCATAGTCCCAATCGACGGATATGATTCTAAGCTGCTCTTCGTCCCTTTGCTTCAAGGCCACACTGCAGTTTTTCTTGTGGACTGAAACGCCGCGGCCTCTCGTAACAAACCCGATGATTTGATCGCCGGGAAGAGGAGAACAGCAACCGGAAAGACGGACCGGAATATCCCTTAATCCTGCGACCAGAACCCGGCCTTCGCCTACATGACCATGCTTTTGGTTCTTATCGTGCGAAGGTTTTCTCTTCAGTTCTTCTAGGACTTCGGCATTGAGGGTTAACTCTGCGGCTGACTCGGCTCCATGTTCCAAATCTTTGCGACTCTCCTCGCGAAGCTTACGGAAATAGGCCCGGAGTTTTTGTCGGGCGGAAGTGGTTCTAACGATTCGGAGCCAGATAGGAGAAGGTTTCGATCGCTTATCAACGACAACTTCCACTTGGTCTCCGCTGCGCAGCTCGGTTCGTAGGGGAATCATCCTGTTGTTTATTTTAGCTCCCTTGCAATGAAGGCCTACGTCAGTGTGGATTCTAAATGCGAAGTCCAGCACCGTCGCGCCCTTCGGAAGCTGAATGATCTCGCCTTTCGGAGTGAAAACGAAAACTTCATCCTCATGAAGATCATATTTTAGCTCCTCCAGGAATTCTTTCGGATCTAATGCGGAATCCTGCCAAGATTGAAGGACCTCCAACCATTTGACGGTAAGATGCCGTTCATTAGCGTGAGTCTTCCCTTCTTTATAAACCCAATGAGCCGCGATTCCGAATTCGGCGATTGCGTTCATCTCCGCCGTTCGAATTTGAACTTCGAGAGGTTTACCGTCGGGACCGATAACGGTGGTATGCAGGGATTGATACATGTTCGTCTTAGGAGTCGCTATATAGTCCTTGAACCTTCCCGGAACCGGAGTCCAAAGAGTGTGTACGATTCCTAAAACTCCGTAGCAATCCTTGATTTCATCGGTGATGATCCTAATCGCTCTCAAATCGAAGATTTCATCGAAGGTTTTTTCCTTCGTCTTCATTTTACGATAAATAGAAAAGAAATGTTTCGCCCTTCCGTCGACTTGAGCGTTTATGTTTATTTCCGCCAAACGTTGCTTTAGAATAATTTGAAGTTTATCGATATATTCTTCTCGTTCGGATTTCTTTACGTTGATTCTTTTTTTTATATCCTGATATTCTTCGGGATAAATGACCTGAAAAGCGAGGTCTTCCAGTTCCGACTTAACTTTATAAATACCTAATCTTCCCGCGATAGGTGCGTACAGTGAAAGTGTTTCATTAGCGATCCTGCGTTGTTTTTCGGGCGGCTGAAAGGAAAGCGTCCTCATATTATGAGTTTTATCCGCGAGCTTGATCAGGATCACTCGAATATCTTGAATCGTTGCGATTATGATTTTGCGGATATTTTCGGCGGCTTCAGTTTCTCGAGATTGGCTTTTGATCTCCGAAATTTTCGTAACGCCTTCCACAAGCTGAGTGATTTCAGTACCAAAGTCCGAAACCATATTTTCTCGGGTATATTTCGTATCTTCTATGACGTCGTGGAGGATTCCGGCAGAAATGACCTTTTCGTCCAATCCGAGCTCGTAAAGAATGTAGCCGACCTGCAACGGATGAACTATATAAGGTTCTCCGGATAGACGAAATTGTCCCTGGTGCGCATCTTCCGAAATCTTATACGCTTTTTCAACGAGATCTAGAGATTCCGGTCCCAGACGATCTCGGACTCCTTCTAAAAGCATTTCCTTAGTTGCGGGAGCTTTCACAAATCCCATCAATAATCCATCCGTATATCTAAGCCGAGGTCGAGAAAACGCGTGGTGTGGGTTAAGTATCCCATGCTGACTCCGACACCTGAAAATTTTGATAAGGCTTCCAGCTTTTCCGGAGTGATTCCACCCGAACATTCTATGCTTATCGAGGCATTCGCTCTTTTTACTATTTCAAGCGCAGTTTTAGTGTCTTCCAGATTGAAATTATCAAGCAGGAGCACGTCGGGGTTAGCTTGTAAAGCGTCTTCCAATTGAGAGAGTGAATCGATCTCCAGTTCTACGAGTCTACCGGGGTATCTATCTCTGATTCTTTTTACCGGAATAGATGCGTGTTCGAATAGTGCAAGATGATTGTCCTTGATCATTGCCATTTCCGATAGATCGAGTCTATGATTCGATCCCCCTCCGCAATAAACCGCATACTTCGCAAGCTTCCTATATCCGGGTAGGGTCTTTCTGGTGTCCAAAATCATCAAACCATTCGATCCATAACGATCAACGACCTTCCTCGTTTCCGAGGATATTCCGGATAAATACTGCAAAAAATTTAGGAGAATTCGTTCCACTCGTAATAATAAGATTAAACTTCCGTTAAGTTCGGCGATTGTATCTCCTTTCCGAAAACGGTCCCCGTCTTTAAAGAAAAATTTGGATCCCAGACTTTCACCGGAGAGTCGATTCAGCGCTTCGAGCACACCACTCCCGCATAAGACGCCTTCTTCGCGAGCATTCAAATTAGCGAATGCTTTTTGATCGGGCTGAAAAAGGGAAACCGAGGTAATATCTTCGTCAGGACAATCTTCCTCCCAAGCCATTTTGACCAAAGGAAAGTAATCCTCCGAAACAACTTCGGAAATAGGCTTAGTGTAAGCCCTTTTCACAACGACTCCATCTAAATAGAAGTCTTACGCGCTTGTTGAAGGGATCAAGCGGAATTCCTCAGGATTCCCCCCCAGAAAAAGAAAAGCCCGGATCCAATACCGGGCCGGGCTATTCCATCAAGGAATCGAAATAGGAGTTGCTAAAACCTAGGACTATTTTCCTGCATCGGGCTTTTTCTCTTCTCCGCTAGAAGATGGGGCATGTCCTTCAGTATGAGGATTTGCACTTTCCCCTTCTGAAGGTTGGTTCTCTTCATGCTGAGGAGCAGTTTGACCTTCCGATGAATTGTGTTGTTCCGGAGGAGGAGCTTGTTCTCCGGACGGCGCCTGTTGGTGCTCGGGAGCGTGCTGCTCTTCCGCCGGTGGCGTTTGCTGTTGAGGAGCATGTTGCTCTTCTGCTTGCGGTTGAGGGTTTTGAGAATGATCTTCCTCGGAATGTTCTTCTTCCGCCTCAGGTTTAGGAGTCGTGGTCGCGTCGGATTTTTTCTTTTCATCCGTTACTGCTTCCACTTCATCGCTACCGGAATGTTTCTTCTTAGCCTTTTTAGGATCGAATTTCGTAGATCCTTTTCTCGGAGGAATCAAAAGCACTTGTTTCGGATAGATCAAGCTTGGATTCTTAATCTTTCCTTTATTCGCGTCATAAATTCTTTTCCAGAGCCGTCCCGTGCCGTAATGCTGTTTGTAAGACGCAATTCTCCAGAGACAGTCCGCAGGAACTCTTTTCTTAACCACATACCGCTTCCATCCTTCCGGAAGTTCGCCGGAACTTGCAGAAGTTTTTCCGCTCGTACCGGTCGTTTTCGTTTTAGTATGTTTGGTTTTGCCTTCAGCGCCATCAACGGTCGCATTTCTATCATCTTCCGTCGTTCCGGTTCTTCCCGCAACGGAAGCGCCGGATTTAATTCGCTCTGCAATATCATCCGACTGATCAACTACGATTCGAGACAGTCGAATCGCTTCTTCTGAACGACTAATCGAATCTTCGTATTTTTCTGAAGAAAAGAAATCTTCCGCGGCTACTAAGGATTCGTCTGCAGCCTTCAAATTTTCATCGGCTCTTTGGTAAGAGGTCTGAATGTCTTTGCTAGAGGTTACCTTAGTTTGATCGATTCCGGCAAGTTTATCTTTTGCCTTTGCAATGCTATCCTTGGCTTCTTCTTTTTTCTTAGCAGCGTAGGATTGAATATTCTTTGCTACAAGTTCGTTCGATTTTTTACGAAGATCTTCTACTTCGGAGTATCCTTCTTTAATCTTGCCTTCGTCGATTTTCGACTTAGTTGCATTCAATCGTTCTCTGGTTTGTCCCACTTCAGGATCTTGCCCGCCGGCATAACGATCCGCATCATCCAAATTCTTTTCGATATCGGATAGGGAATCGATCAATTGCTGTTTTTGAGAGAGAGCTAATGCTTTTGCATCTTGGGCGGATTTTTTTGAATCCAGATACTTCTTATTACTTTGCTCATATTGCTCAAACGCGGCTAAACGAGTCTTTAACTTAGCGTCATCTCCGGATTCTTTTGGATAAGATTCTAAGGCCCGATCCGCATTATCGCGAAGGGTATCGCCTTCTTTACGAAGTTCTACCGCATTTGTATAAGGTTCGCCGGCAAGCTGAGACGCGAAAGCTTCTT is a window encoding:
- a CDS encoding RelA/SpoT family protein, giving the protein MGFVKAPATKEMLLEGVRDRLGPESLDLVEKAYKISEDAHQGQFRLSGEPYIVHPLQVGYILYELGLDEKVISAGILHDVIEDTKYTRENMVSDFGTEITQLVEGVTKISEIKSQSRETEAAENIRKIIIATIQDIRVILIKLADKTHNMRTLSFQPPEKQRRIANETLSLYAPIAGRLGIYKVKSELEDLAFQVIYPEEYQDIKKRINVKKSEREEYIDKLQIILKQRLAEININAQVDGRAKHFFSIYRKMKTKEKTFDEIFDLRAIRIITDEIKDCYGVLGIVHTLWTPVPGRFKDYIATPKTNMYQSLHTTVIGPDGKPLEVQIRTAEMNAIAEFGIAAHWVYKEGKTHANERHLTVKWLEVLQSWQDSALDPKEFLEELKYDLHEDEVFVFTPKGEIIQLPKGATVLDFAFRIHTDVGLHCKGAKINNRMIPLRTELRSGDQVEVVVDKRSKPSPIWLRIVRTTSARQKLRAYFRKLREESRKDLEHGAESAAELTLNAEVLEELKRKPSHDKNQKHGHVGEGRVLVAGLRDIPVRLSGCCSPLPGDQIIGFVTRGRGVSVHKKNCSVALKQRDEEQLRIISVDWDYGQTEPVPVRVEVKARDRQGIYLEMVKSISGTQTNILEAGASTVQKDTLMARFMIEVEHLDQLKEILGNLKRIPDVVFAHRVK
- the nadC gene encoding carboxylating nicotinate-nucleotide diphosphorylase; translation: MKRAYTKPISEVVSEDYFPLVKMAWEEDCPDEDITSVSLFQPDQKAFANLNAREEGVLCGSGVLEALNRLSGESLGSKFFFKDGDRFRKGDTIAELNGSLILLLRVERILLNFLQYLSGISSETRKVVDRYGSNGLMILDTRKTLPGYRKLAKYAVYCGGGSNHRLDLSEMAMIKDNHLALFEHASIPVKRIRDRYPGRLVELEIDSLSQLEDALQANPDVLLLDNFNLEDTKTALEIVKRANASISIECSGGITPEKLEALSKFSGVGVSMGYLTHTTRFLDLGLDIRMDY
- a CDS encoding lipoprotein LipL71, which encodes MKSFRATSFRFLFILGILGVLVACGAELPVRELAEAKSAITRAKESGAEKYAPGEYEEARKSLFAAHEKASNEDLGETKKSAVYARAKALDAQEKSFPSLTEESKKQATTAIDEAEEAFASQLAGEPYTNAVELRKEGDTLRDNADRALESYPKESGDDAKLKTRLAAFEQYEQSNKKYLDSKKSAQDAKALALSQKQQLIDSLSDIEKNLDDADRYAGGQDPEVGQTRERLNATKSKIDEGKIKEGYSEVEDLRKKSNELVAKNIQSYAAKKKEEAKDSIAKAKDKLAGIDQTKVTSSKDIQTSYQRADENLKAADESLVAAEDFFSSEKYEDSISRSEEAIRLSRIVVDQSDDIAERIKSGASVAGRTGTTEDDRNATVDGAEGKTKHTKTKTTGTSGKTSASSGELPEGWKRYVVKKRVPADCLWRIASYKQHYGTGRLWKRIYDANKGKIKNPSLIYPKQVLLIPPRKGSTKFDPKKAKKKHSGSDEVEAVTDEKKKSDATTTPKPEAEEEHSEEDHSQNPQPQAEEQHAPQQQTPPAEEQHAPEHQQAPSGEQAPPPEQHNSSEGQTAPQHEENQPSEGESANPHTEGHAPSSSGEEKKPDAGK